From the Acaryochloris thomasi RCC1774 genome, one window contains:
- the psbU gene encoding photosystem II complex extrinsic protein PsbU encodes MQSFFRRLGLLSLVFASCLTFFGWSHPVNAVGLNLQSVPALAVTYRNPVDAKLGTDYGQKLDLNNASVRVFTQYKGMYPTLAGKIVQNAPYSNVKDILDIPGLSEAEKNAINSNINSFTVTEPDVALTSGGDRYNDGSYNAANNKTTSDPNVGINKDAYTGGS; translated from the coding sequence ATGCAATCGTTCTTCCGACGCCTTGGTTTATTGAGTCTCGTATTCGCTAGCTGCCTGACTTTTTTCGGCTGGTCACACCCCGTTAATGCAGTGGGGCTGAACTTGCAGTCTGTTCCTGCTCTGGCCGTTACCTACCGAAATCCTGTTGATGCCAAGCTGGGCACTGACTATGGACAGAAATTAGATCTAAACAATGCCAGCGTGAGAGTCTTTACTCAATACAAGGGAATGTATCCCACGTTAGCGGGCAAAATTGTTCAGAATGCGCCCTATTCCAATGTTAAGGATATTCTAGATATTCCGGGTTTATCTGAAGCTGAAAAGAATGCTATTAACAGCAATATCAATAGCTTTACCGTCACTGAGCCTGATGTGGCGCTGACTAGCGGTGGCGATCGCTACAACGACGGTAGCTATAATGCCGCTAACAACAAGACTACTTCAGATCCCAATGTGGGGATTAATAAGGATGCCTATACTGGCGGCAGCTAG
- a CDS encoding adenylate/guanylate cyclase domain-containing protein — translation MSKDLSPSPAIPPHLASLSRTHLIEIILQQQQRIDQLTSSVQSATDAAVSSPLTSPFAQESLQQPNLRLQTKTGESFLPLEGSSFWTIGRGSDNSIVLNDQWMSRNHAMLQQMGMGETYLIDLGSHNGSFVNGRRVSVPIALQHQDLLTFGQTNVEFLAPVNLSEVSGYETLTAEEPATALLHLRRLISVLVVDIRNFTGLTHSLDERLLSEVVGTWFRCAGEIIRDHGSWVDKYIGDAVMAVWIHGAQEVGIEEIQRPFLALQALHKMTSELHHTYPLPFPLRIGAGVNTGHAMVGNTGSSERPDYTALGDTVNAAFRLETSTKQLGLDIAVGLETYQGLKQWQGDCLPFRRYSVRWKGYEETTPAYGCSFADLTLFLQMPS, via the coding sequence ATGAGTAAAGACCTTTCACCCAGTCCAGCTATCCCCCCCCACCTCGCCTCGCTCTCTCGGACTCATTTAATTGAGATTATTCTGCAGCAGCAGCAAAGAATTGATCAACTAACCTCTAGCGTTCAGTCTGCGACTGATGCGGCGGTCTCGTCCCCATTGACTTCTCCCTTTGCTCAAGAGTCTCTGCAGCAGCCAAATCTAAGGCTTCAAACAAAGACGGGGGAATCCTTTCTGCCGCTGGAAGGGAGTAGCTTCTGGACAATTGGTCGGGGGAGCGACAATTCTATCGTGCTCAATGATCAGTGGATGTCTCGTAACCATGCCATGCTGCAGCAAATGGGAATGGGAGAGACCTATTTAATTGATCTGGGCAGCCATAATGGTTCCTTCGTGAATGGACGGCGTGTCAGCGTTCCGATTGCTTTGCAGCACCAAGATCTGCTGACCTTTGGTCAAACTAATGTTGAGTTTTTAGCCCCTGTTAACCTGAGCGAGGTTTCCGGTTATGAGACGCTAACGGCAGAAGAACCCGCTACGGCTTTGCTGCATCTACGGCGGTTGATTTCGGTCTTGGTTGTTGATATTCGCAATTTTACGGGCCTTACCCACAGCCTAGATGAGCGTCTGCTCTCTGAAGTTGTGGGCACTTGGTTTCGGTGCGCGGGAGAAATTATCCGTGATCACGGCAGCTGGGTCGATAAATATATTGGTGATGCGGTGATGGCGGTCTGGATTCACGGGGCGCAGGAAGTTGGCATTGAAGAAATTCAGCGGCCTTTCTTGGCGCTCCAGGCGCTGCATAAAATGACCAGCGAACTCCACCATACATATCCTCTCCCCTTCCCCTTGCGGATTGGAGCGGGGGTCAATACAGGGCACGCGATGGTGGGCAACACGGGCAGTAGCGAACGCCCAGACTATACGGCGTTAGGAGACACCGTCAATGCGGCGTTCCGGCTGGAGACCAGTACGAAGCAGTTGGGGTTAGATATTGCTGTGGGGCTGGAGACCTATCAGGGGCTAAAGCAGTGGCAAGGAGACTGTCTACCCTTTCGCCGCTATTCTGTACGCTGGAAGGGCTATGAAGAGACAACCCCTGCCTACGGCTGTTCCTTTGCAGACTTGACTCTATTTTTGCAGATGCCCTCCTGA
- a CDS encoding RNA-binding S4 domain-containing protein — protein MKLDQFLKFKCLVATGGQAKYFIQNGEVEVNGHPETRRGRQLSDGDIVTFQGQSFDVGGTDG, from the coding sequence ATGAAACTCGATCAGTTCTTGAAGTTTAAGTGTCTCGTGGCCACAGGTGGACAAGCCAAATACTTCATCCAAAATGGCGAGGTAGAAGTTAACGGCCATCCTGAAACCCGCCGTGGAAGACAGCTTAGTGACGGAGACATTGTTACCTTTCAGGGCCAGTCTTTTGACGTTGGGGGAACTGACGGTTGA
- a CDS encoding photosystem II S4 domain protein: protein MLPKADLLKRVEAKEQISHVIDQAEQALKNWEVVLTDFLSPPELAEAQEVFGLLAEVQTMSWGGYPQAERQRLALARPELPLEIAQVELVALNVAGNFLFDPATHRDFLGALLGTGIVREKVGDILVLGERGAQAIVVPEMAVFLSDSLTQVRTVSVKTETIPLEELRVREPRKREMTTVEASLRLDAIASAGFGLSRSKMVGFISAGDVRVNWKAVTQASHALQAGDLVTIRGKGRLEIGDISITKKQRYRVELKRYS from the coding sequence ATGTTGCCGAAGGCGGATCTGCTGAAGCGGGTCGAGGCCAAAGAACAAATTTCACACGTCATCGATCAAGCTGAGCAAGCCCTTAAAAACTGGGAGGTGGTGTTGACTGACTTCCTCTCTCCGCCGGAGCTGGCTGAGGCACAGGAGGTTTTTGGTTTGCTGGCTGAGGTCCAAACGATGAGCTGGGGGGGGTATCCGCAGGCGGAACGGCAGCGGCTGGCTTTGGCACGCCCAGAGTTGCCCCTTGAAATTGCTCAGGTAGAGTTGGTTGCTCTGAATGTTGCAGGCAATTTTCTATTTGACCCGGCAACCCATCGTGATTTTTTGGGTGCCCTTCTCGGTACGGGGATTGTTCGAGAGAAGGTCGGTGATATTCTTGTCTTAGGGGAGCGGGGTGCCCAAGCCATCGTGGTACCTGAGATGGCAGTGTTTCTTTCTGATTCTTTGACGCAGGTGCGGACTGTTTCGGTAAAGACTGAGACGATTCCGCTAGAGGAACTCAGAGTGCGCGAACCGCGCAAGAGGGAGATGACGACGGTGGAGGCTTCGCTGCGATTAGATGCGATCGCATCTGCAGGCTTTGGTCTTTCTCGCAGTAAGATGGTGGGCTTTATCTCTGCTGGAGACGTGCGCGTCAACTGGAAAGCCGTTACCCAGGCAAGTCATGCGTTGCAAGCCGGAGATTTGGTCACCATTCGGGGCAAAGGCCGTCTCGAAATTGGAGACATTAGCATCACTAAAAAGCAGCGTTATCGAGTGGAACTGAAGCGCTACAGCTAA
- the rpmE gene encoding 50S ribosomal protein L31, protein MPKSEIHPEWYPEAKVYCDGEVVMTVGSTKPELNVDIWSGNHPFYTGTQKIIDTEGRVERFMRKYGMAEDQQAGASDKKAKEEPVSEEKDT, encoded by the coding sequence ATGCCTAAATCAGAGATTCATCCCGAGTGGTACCCCGAGGCCAAAGTGTACTGCGATGGCGAGGTTGTAATGACCGTTGGCTCTACTAAGCCTGAGCTGAACGTCGATATTTGGTCGGGTAATCATCCTTTTTACACTGGAACTCAGAAAATTATTGATACTGAGGGACGAGTGGAGCGCTTTATGCGGAAGTACGGTATGGCTGAGGATCAGCAGGCTGGTGCTTCAGATAAGAAGGCGAAAGAGGAACCTGTATCTGAAGAAAAAGATACGTAG
- the rpsI gene encoding 30S ribosomal protein S9 — MQATEQKSNRVSYAGTGRRKSSVVRVRLVPGSGQLTINRKAGDLYLQFNPTYLALVKAPLEALGLEGDYDIIANARGGGLTGQADAIRLGVARALCQLDPDNRKPLKLEGYLTRDPRAKERKKYGLRKARKAPQYSKR; from the coding sequence ATGCAAGCCACTGAACAAAAATCTAACCGTGTCAGCTATGCTGGTACGGGTCGCCGCAAATCTTCTGTGGTGCGGGTTCGGCTAGTCCCAGGTTCGGGGCAGCTAACGATTAATCGTAAGGCAGGAGACCTATACCTGCAGTTTAATCCTACCTATTTAGCGCTGGTTAAAGCTCCGTTGGAGGCGCTGGGGCTAGAGGGAGATTACGATATTATTGCCAACGCCCGTGGTGGTGGTTTGACGGGGCAGGCTGATGCCATCCGTTTAGGGGTTGCCCGTGCGCTTTGTCAGCTTGATCCTGATAACCGCAAGCCATTGAAGCTTGAAGGATATCTCACCCGCGATCCGCGCGCGAAGGAGCGAAAGAAGTATGGCTTACGCAAGGCTCGTAAAGCGCCTCAGTACTCCAAACGATAA
- the rplM gene encoding 50S ribosomal protein L13, whose amino-acid sequence MQKTYLPSPATLEKKWYVVDAENQRLGRLATQIAMILRGKTKPDYTPFMDTGDFVVVINAEKVDVTGRKREQKLYRRHSGRPGGMKTETFDHLQNRIPERIVEKAVKGMLPKNALGRQLFTKLKVYAGPDHPHQSQQPETLTIQTIPGANS is encoded by the coding sequence ATGCAAAAAACCTATCTCCCCTCTCCTGCCACTCTCGAAAAGAAATGGTACGTTGTGGATGCTGAGAACCAGCGTTTAGGACGCCTTGCCACTCAAATCGCCATGATTTTGCGGGGGAAGACGAAGCCTGATTACACTCCATTTATGGATACCGGCGATTTCGTAGTTGTTATCAACGCTGAGAAAGTTGATGTCACGGGCCGTAAGCGTGAACAGAAGCTGTACCGTCGCCACTCAGGGCGACCGGGTGGGATGAAGACTGAAACCTTTGATCATCTCCAAAATCGGATTCCTGAGAGGATTGTGGAGAAAGCCGTCAAGGGGATGCTGCCTAAAAATGCTTTGGGGCGTCAGCTATTTACGAAGCTGAAGGTCTATGCTGGCCCTGATCATCCCCACCAATCTCAGCAGCCCGAAACCTTAACGATTCAGACCATTCCAGGAGCGAATAGCTAA
- the truA gene encoding tRNA pseudouridine(38-40) synthase TruA: MTACSTDTSKRIALVIQYLGTNFHGWQRQPNHRSVQAEIEQALKAITGCRIKLYGAGRTDSGVHAAAQVAHFETESPIPAHRWSNVLNKYLPVDIAIRGSAEVPKTWHARFSAQWRRYRYSLYTDPRPNLFLRPFTWHYYYKPLDVERMQAALAPMVGHHHLAAFHRAGSSRPHSWVDVQAAECRQAGQKDGYSDALVEIELQASGFLYGMMRLLVGMLVQVGRGVRSPESFTQIWQTEQREQVRYAAPPQGLCLLRVGYPLFPFPPEVWFDTFPQFHLPAAASV; the protein is encoded by the coding sequence ATGACGGCCTGCTCCACTGACACTTCAAAACGAATTGCCTTGGTCATTCAATACCTGGGCACTAATTTTCATGGCTGGCAGCGACAGCCAAATCATCGCAGCGTTCAGGCTGAAATTGAGCAGGCTTTGAAGGCGATTACAGGCTGTCGTATCAAATTGTATGGTGCTGGACGGACGGATTCGGGGGTTCATGCGGCGGCGCAGGTGGCCCATTTTGAGACAGAATCCCCCATCCCTGCCCATCGCTGGTCGAATGTGCTTAACAAGTATTTGCCGGTTGACATTGCGATTCGGGGTTCTGCAGAGGTTCCTAAGACCTGGCATGCTCGCTTCTCGGCGCAGTGGCGGCGCTATCGCTATTCTCTTTACACTGACCCAAGGCCTAACCTTTTCCTCCGCCCGTTTACTTGGCATTACTATTACAAGCCTTTAGATGTTGAACGTATGCAGGCGGCCTTGGCGCCGATGGTGGGACATCATCACCTAGCGGCGTTTCATCGTGCGGGCTCCAGTCGTCCTCACTCTTGGGTTGATGTTCAGGCTGCTGAATGTCGGCAAGCTGGACAAAAGGATGGTTACTCAGATGCTTTAGTTGAGATTGAGCTACAGGCCAGCGGCTTCTTATACGGGATGATGCGGCTGCTGGTGGGTATGCTGGTGCAGGTGGGGCGAGGAGTGCGTTCTCCTGAAAGTTTTACGCAGATCTGGCAAACTGAGCAGCGAGAGCAGGTGAGGTATGCCGCACCACCTCAAGGCCTGTGTCTTTTGAGGGTGGGATATCCCCTCTTTCCTTTCCCGCCGGAGGTTTGGTTCGATACCTTTCCTCAGTTTCATCTACCTGCCGCTGCCTCCGTTTAG
- the rplQ gene encoding 50S ribosomal protein L17, translating into MRHGCRIPKLGKPADQRKALLRALTTQLIRHGRVTTTKARAKAVRSQADKMITLAKDGSLASRRKVLGYVYDKQLVHALFDQVKDRYSDRNGGYTRIIRTTRRRGDNAELAIIELT; encoded by the coding sequence ATGCGTCACGGTTGTCGTATTCCAAAACTGGGTAAGCCTGCAGATCAGCGAAAAGCCTTGCTGCGTGCTTTGACTACCCAATTGATTCGTCATGGCCGAGTGACCACCACCAAGGCTCGTGCTAAAGCGGTTCGGTCTCAGGCTGATAAAATGATTACCCTTGCGAAGGATGGTTCTTTGGCCTCTCGTCGTAAGGTGTTGGGTTACGTCTATGACAAGCAGCTTGTCCATGCTTTATTTGATCAGGTAAAGGATCGGTATAGCGATCGCAACGGTGGCTATACTCGCATCATTCGCACGACTCGTCGTCGGGGCGATAATGCTGAATTAGCTATTATTGAGCTGACCTAG
- a CDS encoding DNA-directed RNA polymerase subunit alpha: MAQFQVECVESSTEADYSQYSRFILEPLDRGQGTTIGNALRRVLLSNLQGAAVTAVRIAGVNHEFATIPGVREDVLDILLNMKQMVLRSYSGDPQIGRLFVQGPATVTSQNFELSTDVEVINPDQYVATLSTDATLEMEFKVELGKGYKSISKSQDDSAALDFLQLDAIFMPVRKVNYTVEDARVGGALEKDRLILDVWTNGSLTPQESLSQAATILVDLFSPLKDASFRAAEESEVEEEDETNQIPIEGLNLSVRAYNCLKRAQINSVADLLDYTQEDLLEIKNFGAKSAEEVIEALQVHLGITLPYEKSSKSS, translated from the coding sequence GTGGCGCAATTTCAGGTTGAGTGTGTCGAATCAAGCACTGAAGCGGATTACAGTCAGTATAGCAGATTTATTCTAGAACCCCTCGACCGAGGGCAGGGAACCACTATTGGGAATGCTCTGAGACGAGTCTTGCTCTCAAATCTCCAGGGTGCAGCTGTGACAGCTGTACGTATTGCAGGCGTTAATCATGAGTTTGCAACTATTCCAGGGGTGCGTGAAGATGTTCTTGACATTCTTTTGAATATGAAGCAAATGGTGCTTCGCAGTTATAGCGGTGATCCTCAAATTGGCCGACTGTTTGTTCAAGGGCCTGCAACAGTGACGTCACAGAACTTTGAGCTGTCGACAGATGTTGAGGTAATTAACCCTGATCAATATGTCGCGACCCTATCGACGGATGCGACGCTAGAGATGGAGTTCAAGGTTGAGCTTGGCAAAGGCTACAAGTCGATTAGCAAGAGTCAGGATGATTCCGCTGCTCTTGACTTCCTGCAGCTTGACGCTATCTTCATGCCAGTGCGTAAAGTCAACTATACAGTTGAGGATGCTCGTGTTGGTGGTGCGCTTGAAAAGGATCGCTTAATCTTAGATGTTTGGACAAACGGTAGCCTTACGCCTCAGGAGTCGCTGAGCCAAGCTGCAACCATCTTAGTTGATTTATTCTCGCCTCTTAAAGACGCTAGCTTTAGGGCTGCAGAAGAGTCTGAGGTGGAAGAAGAGGATGAGACTAATCAGATTCCTATTGAAGGTTTGAATCTCTCTGTCCGTGCTTATAACTGTCTCAAGCGAGCCCAAATCAATAGCGTGGCTGATTTGCTTGATTATACCCAGGAGGATCTTCTGGAAATTAAAAACTTCGGTGCCAAGTCGGCAGAAGAGGTGATTGAAGCGCTCCAGGTTCATCTGGGAATTACGCTTCCCTACGAAAAGTCTTCGAAGAGTAGTTAA
- the rpsK gene encoding 30S ribosomal protein S11, producing the protein MAKQPTKRAGGRKQKRHVPNGVAHIQSTFNNTIVTISDVGGEVVSWASAGSSGFKGAKKGTPFAAQTASESAARRAIDQGMRQIEVMVSGPGAGRETAIRALQGAGLEITLIRDVTPIPHNGCRPPKRRRV; encoded by the coding sequence ATGGCAAAGCAACCAACAAAACGAGCAGGGGGACGTAAGCAAAAGCGTCACGTTCCTAATGGCGTTGCTCATATTCAGTCAACCTTCAACAATACTATTGTCACGATTAGTGACGTGGGCGGAGAGGTCGTTTCTTGGGCTTCGGCCGGCTCTAGTGGCTTCAAGGGGGCCAAGAAAGGCACCCCCTTTGCGGCTCAGACTGCTTCTGAAAGCGCAGCTCGTAGGGCTATTGACCAGGGGATGCGGCAGATTGAAGTGATGGTTAGTGGCCCAGGCGCAGGTCGAGAAACTGCGATTCGTGCTCTTCAAGGTGCCGGTTTAGAAATCACTCTGATTCGGGATGTCACGCCCATTCCACATAATGGCTGTCGCCCCCCGAAGCGTCGGCGCGTTTAG
- the rpsM gene encoding 30S ribosomal protein S13, with amino-acid sequence MARISGVDLPRDKRIEIGLTYIYGIGLKRAQDILAATGVNPDTRVKDLADTDVTVLRNAISTYQVEGDLRRWESMNVKRLMDIGAYRGRRHRLGLPVRGQRTRTNSRTRRGGRRTVAGKKKAPAKK; translated from the coding sequence GTGGCTAGAATTTCCGGTGTTGACCTTCCTCGCGACAAGCGTATTGAGATCGGTCTGACCTATATTTATGGAATTGGTCTTAAGCGAGCACAAGATATTTTGGCAGCGACAGGTGTCAATCCAGATACGCGAGTTAAAGACCTTGCTGATACGGACGTAACAGTTCTGCGAAATGCGATTTCAACCTATCAGGTTGAAGGAGATTTGCGGCGATGGGAATCTATGAATGTCAAGCGATTAATGGATATTGGTGCCTATCGGGGTCGAAGACATCGCTTAGGTTTGCCTGTTCGAGGGCAGAGGACCCGAACCAATAGTCGCACTCGACGCGGTGGTCGTCGTACCGTTGCTGGCAAGAAGAAAGCACCTGCTAAGAAGTAG
- the rpmJ gene encoding 50S ribosomal protein L36 codes for MKVRSSVRKMCDKCRVIRRRGRVMVICSNPKHKQRQG; via the coding sequence ATGAAAGTTCGTTCATCGGTGCGCAAAATGTGTGACAAGTGCCGAGTTATTCGTCGCCGAGGGCGGGTAATGGTTATTTGTTCCAATCCGAAGCACAAGCAGCGCCAGGGTTGA
- the infA gene encoding translation initiation factor IF-1: MAKQDAIEMEGTVTESLPNAMFRVDLDNGMNVLTHISGKIRRNYIKILPGDRVKVELSPYDLTKGRITYRLRKK, translated from the coding sequence TTGGCTAAGCAAGATGCAATTGAAATGGAGGGCACTGTTACGGAGTCATTGCCGAACGCAATGTTTCGAGTTGATCTCGATAATGGGATGAATGTGCTAACCCATATCTCTGGCAAGATCCGGCGTAACTATATCAAGATTTTGCCCGGTGATCGCGTGAAAGTAGAACTAAGTCCATACGATCTGACTAAGGGGCGTATTACCTATCGGTTACGAAAAAAATAA
- a CDS encoding adenylate kinase encodes MARLILFGPPGAGKGTQAAALSRQLKVPHISTGDIFRSAIAARSDLGLKVQNYLDEGKLVPDVVVIDMVRDRLSQPDIAEGWILDGFPRTVPQAQALDQLLSEINQDYSRVLNLQVSEALLIERLLGRQRKDDTEDVIQERLRVYRNDTAPVLAFYEQGTRLVNIDGAADVEIVTSRIQSAVSGVE; translated from the coding sequence GTGGCTCGTCTGATTCTATTTGGCCCTCCTGGTGCAGGTAAGGGAACACAAGCAGCTGCTTTATCAAGACAGTTGAAGGTTCCTCATATTTCGACGGGTGACATCTTCCGTTCTGCTATTGCCGCTCGGTCAGACTTAGGACTCAAGGTCCAGAATTATTTAGACGAGGGCAAGTTAGTCCCAGATGTTGTTGTAATTGACATGGTTAGGGACCGGCTGTCTCAACCTGACATTGCTGAAGGATGGATATTGGACGGGTTCCCTAGGACTGTACCTCAAGCTCAGGCTCTCGATCAGCTTCTCTCAGAGATAAACCAAGACTATAGCCGAGTTCTCAATCTTCAGGTTTCTGAAGCGCTTCTAATTGAACGTTTACTGGGTCGTCAGCGCAAGGATGACACTGAAGATGTTATTCAAGAGCGGCTGAGGGTCTATCGGAACGATACTGCTCCTGTGCTGGCGTTTTATGAGCAGGGAACGCGCTTAGTCAATATTGACGGTGCGGCAGACGTTGAGATTGTTACCTCGAGAATCCAGAGCGCGGTCTCAGGAGTGGAATAA
- the secY gene encoding preprotein translocase subunit SecY has translation MVVSRGKAPTAQETFMQMAQAAGLRGRVFITLGLLILVRMGIYLPVPGINREVFKTAFAGNPILGFLDYFSGGGLSAVGIFALGIIPFINASIILQLLTAALPSLERLQKDEGEAGRRKISQITRYVALGWAVAQSIGFSLLVNNTEGVVINPGPAFIVQMVLALTAGSMFVMWAGEIITEKGIGNGASLLIFLSIVSVLPRSISQTIDFAQGGGSVGGVIALIVVFLVMIIGIVFVQEGTRRIPIVYARRQVGRRLYREQKSYLPLRLNSGGVMPIIFASAMLVLPSTLAQFSGNTTIQTFASYLSPSSSLPWVYVIFYMSMIIFFSYFYASLIINPVDLSQNLKKMGASIPGIRPGRATTEYIERVLNRLTLLGALFLGAVAIVPLAVENATKVTTFQGLGATSLLILVGVAIDTAKQIQTYVISQRYEGMVKD, from the coding sequence ATGGTTGTTAGTCGCGGGAAAGCCCCCACTGCTCAAGAAACCTTTATGCAAATGGCCCAGGCCGCAGGTCTGCGGGGCCGAGTCTTTATTACATTGGGCCTTTTGATTTTGGTCCGCATGGGCATCTATTTGCCTGTTCCTGGTATCAACCGAGAGGTTTTTAAGACAGCCTTTGCAGGTAATCCAATCTTGGGGTTTCTTGACTATTTCTCTGGCGGTGGTCTTTCTGCTGTCGGTATTTTTGCATTGGGCATTATTCCTTTTATTAATGCTTCGATCATCTTGCAGCTTTTAACCGCAGCTTTACCTTCTCTTGAGCGACTGCAGAAAGACGAGGGAGAAGCTGGGCGACGCAAAATTTCTCAAATTACCCGCTATGTTGCCTTAGGGTGGGCTGTTGCGCAAAGTATTGGATTTTCTCTTTTAGTGAACAATACTGAGGGTGTTGTGATTAACCCAGGCCCTGCTTTCATCGTTCAGATGGTGTTGGCATTGACTGCCGGTTCAATGTTTGTAATGTGGGCCGGTGAGATTATCACAGAGAAAGGGATTGGTAACGGTGCTTCACTCTTGATCTTCTTGAGTATTGTCTCGGTGCTACCCCGCTCCATCAGTCAGACGATTGATTTTGCTCAAGGCGGCGGCAGCGTGGGTGGTGTGATCGCCCTGATCGTTGTATTTCTGGTCATGATCATTGGCATCGTTTTTGTTCAAGAAGGCACCCGCAGAATTCCAATTGTCTACGCCCGAAGGCAGGTAGGACGCCGCCTCTATCGTGAACAAAAGAGTTATCTGCCCCTACGACTCAATTCAGGGGGTGTGATGCCGATTATTTTTGCATCGGCCATGCTGGTCTTACCCAGTACTTTAGCTCAGTTTTCAGGCAATACAACCATTCAGACCTTCGCAAGTTATTTATCTCCAAGCAGCTCCCTACCTTGGGTTTACGTCATCTTCTATATGTCGATGATTATTTTCTTTAGCTATTTTTATGCCTCTTTGATCATCAACCCCGTTGATTTGTCGCAGAATTTAAAGAAGATGGGAGCGAGCATTCCTGGAATCCGCCCAGGTCGAGCTACTACTGAGTATATCGAGCGGGTTCTGAATCGCTTGACTCTCTTGGGAGCGCTCTTCCTAGGGGCCGTTGCTATTGTTCCCTTGGCAGTTGAAAATGCAACTAAGGTAACCACTTTTCAAGGGCTAGGGGCTACGTCACTATTGATTTTGGTGGGTGTTGCGATCGATACCGCAAAGCAAATTCAGACCTACGTAATCTCCCAACGTTATGAAGGCATGGTGAAAGACTAG
- the rplO gene encoding 50S ribosomal protein L15 codes for MRLQDAQPKSGSQKRRRRLGRGISAGQGASCGFGMRGQKSRSGRPTRPGFEGGQNPLYRRVPKLKHFTLVNRKEYTVVNVGKLCDLKKGSDVTLESLMEAGIVTSNDGPLKLLGDGELSVALSVKAAAATKGAIAKIESAGGSFEAI; via the coding sequence ATGAGATTACAAGACGCACAACCTAAATCAGGTTCACAGAAGCGCCGCCGCCGTCTGGGACGAGGCATCTCCGCTGGTCAAGGCGCTAGCTGTGGCTTTGGAATGCGGGGTCAGAAATCTAGATCAGGCCGCCCCACTCGCCCTGGTTTTGAGGGTGGTCAAAATCCTCTCTATCGTCGCGTACCCAAGCTTAAGCATTTTACGTTAGTTAACCGTAAAGAGTATACGGTCGTTAACGTTGGTAAGCTTTGTGATCTCAAAAAAGGCTCTGACGTCACTCTGGAGTCTTTGATGGAAGCAGGGATTGTGACCTCAAATGATGGTCCGCTCAAGCTTTTAGGTGATGGTGAACTTTCTGTAGCACTCAGCGTTAAGGCGGCAGCGGCTACAAAAGGTGCGATCGCAAAAATTGAGTCCGCAGGCGGGAGTTTTGAGGCCATCTAG
- the rpsE gene encoding 30S ribosomal protein S5: MAGRRKGNRSREKDSNWQERVVQIRRVSKVVKGGKKLSFRAIVVVGNEKGQVGVGVGKASDVIGAVRKGVADGKKQLVEVPLTKANSVPHPITGRGGAAKVMLRPAAPGTGVIAGGAVRTVLELAGVRNVLAKQLGSDNPLNNARAALDALDSLRTFSGVAEERGIPVEKLYA, encoded by the coding sequence ATGGCAGGTCGTCGCAAGGGAAATCGCAGCCGCGAGAAAGACAGTAACTGGCAAGAGCGCGTGGTTCAGATCCGCCGCGTTTCTAAGGTGGTAAAGGGCGGTAAAAAGCTTAGCTTCCGAGCCATTGTGGTGGTTGGTAATGAAAAAGGCCAGGTTGGCGTTGGCGTTGGTAAGGCTAGTGACGTGATTGGAGCTGTCCGTAAGGGAGTTGCTGACGGTAAGAAGCAGCTTGTAGAAGTTCCGCTCACTAAGGCTAATTCTGTGCCTCATCCAATTACCGGTCGAGGTGGTGCCGCAAAAGTTATGCTCCGGCCTGCTGCACCAGGAACAGGTGTGATTGCCGGTGGCGCAGTGCGTACCGTGTTAGAGTTAGCGGGTGTCCGCAACGTGCTCGCGAAGCAGTTAGGCTCTGACAACCCTCTCAATAACGCTAGGGCTGCCCTGGATGCGCTCGATTCTTTACGAACTTTCTCCGGGGTTGCTGAGGAACGTGGCATACCGGTTGAAAAGCTCTACGCTTAA